The sequence AAAGAGTTGAGAAATGCTAGGTAAACAAAGTTAAATAGTTATCTACAGAATTCTACCATACTAATGGGCATTGTGGAACTCCCAAAGGCAGGTGTAGCATGCTGCATTTATTATACTTACTTGACAACAGACACTTGGGGTTGGAAGCCTACTTTACAGCCCTTTCCCCAATATTTACATACCATTCTCCTCAATGGATGTGAATTTTCTTGAGGACAAGCACTACCTCTTCAGAAACATTTTAATCCCCAGTGTTTAGTACATTGTGTATAATAAATActggctaaatgaatgaatgttgtaTTATTATTCAGGATGTAATTACTGATTTTTACTAAATATTATTGGTGTCAATTTTTATCTAAATTTCTAGTAGCCTCAGATTCTATTTATTTAAGTGGACTAAATATACTGGGTTTTCAAACCTGAGAACACAAAGGGTATGGTTTAAAATGACTCACAAATACATCTTATCCTTGTGGAACTATGCTTACAAAAGAAAACCGGTGCAGGAAAGTGCTCCATGAGAACTACAGCAAAGGAATAAGaaaagaatggagaaaaaaattgtgTGATTAAACAGCCAGAATAGAAGTTGTATACTTGGGTGGCAACAGAAATCTGGAAGTTTAATTATGGGAAATAATTTCCTAGCCAGGTGAATGCAATCTGGAAGTTTTAGATTAATGAAATGATGGTTCTTACAATTTTTACCatcagttattaaaaataataataggtcAAACTAAAAAATCTCATTCCTATGCCATGCTAGATCTTCATACTTTTAAGGTAACTTTATAAACTTAGAAGGGCACCTTTAAATTATATGTAAGGAAAATTTTGTACTTCATTTTGGATGCTGAGACATTTTAGTCTGATGTCCACATCAATACACATTAATTACTCAGACGCTTCAGGGGTATTCAGAAGCCCTCTACCCCACCTACTCTGTTAGTCCAGGATGACAGTATAATTAGTTTGGTCAAATCAACACATCAAATCCCTTCCTCACCTACCATTTTACTGCTGAGAATAGTACGTAAATAAATGTGTGAATGGCATTTCTTAAAGTGACTACTTTATGccaagtatctataataataaaagcgtaatatgcttcCTGactaagccagggctgcagctgccatggctgtgagggagggatccaggcagctgcccGAGGCTgcaagggcctactcttgcacgaattttgtgcatcgggcctctaatatatatatacatacacacacacacacacatacacacatacacacacacatgcatgctgGTGTTCctatctgttttctttatttgatcTTCACAGTAATCCTATAAGAAGAGTTATCTTCCAGTGAGGAAACAAACTCAGAATTGTTATTGCCTCACATTaaacaatcagaaaaatataaaagatctGATCCATGAACCTAGTTTCTTCTTTCTAAAGTTGGGTGCCATTTCTTTTATCATGTTGTCTTAATATAAGTATTGTCATTTCTTATGCTTTTCCATAGAGATgattaaaatgtatatgtattatCAGTATTTACAAAGAGCCTGAGCATGACTTAGGTGAAGACAACTATTACACTCTAATGAAGAACATGTAAAATATTAATGGGAATGCTATGTTCCCTGGTGACTTTGATATTATGATAGTGTAAGTTTTATCCAAATCAATTTAGAAATTTACTGCAATTCCAGTCAAAATACTtataattataaatgttattgcttctaattttaatttggattaataaatatatgaattaccaagaaaagttgaaaagaaaggaaagataatgGGGTGAGAGGAACTTACCCCACCCCAAAGTCAAATATActagaaaaatcaaaagaaagaatCATCCGGTATTGGCAGAAGAATTGACAACTATGTCAATGAAACACAACTGAGAATCCAGAAGCAGATCTGGTTTGCATATAGAAATGTAGTATGTGATCAAAGTGGTACTTCAAATTAGTAGGGGAAGAatgtacttttaaataaatatgataatTGGCTATATAGTTTGTAAAAAATGAAGTTAGATCCCTATCTCATAccacactaaaaataaatttcctgttaattaaatacttaaatgtaagaaataaaagcagaaatataccaaaaaaaaacacagagttgATAATCTGTAGTATTGGAGTAGGAAAAGTCTTCCTAaacttgataaaaatatttaaaaacttgaaaaaagTCTATacagacattttttatttctctatggcAGAAAACCTCAAAGTACAAAGGCAGTCACATTCCAGGaaagatattttcatttctatatgAGAGACACAAGgttaatgtctttattttataaaaagctccttcaaatcaataaagaaaaagcaacatCACATTAAGAATATAGACAAAGAGTTTGTTCGAGCAATTCATAGGTGAAATCAGATGGTCATTGAATTTGAGCAGATCAGATGCACAATTCTGCTAATTGCCaaagaaacacaaatgaaaacaacTGTGAGCTATCATTTGCCTACTATTAGACTATTCAGGGTTAAAAAGAGTAATAGTTTTTAGTACTAGTGAGAATATGGGGAGACAGACTCATATACAATTGATGGAAGTAAATTGGTATAATCTATTTAGAAagtaaatttagaaatatttatccaAATTTAAATGGGTGTAAATAGCCTTTGACCTAATGACTCTAATCCTATTGTAACAGGTTCACATACAGTTAAACAAAGATTTTTCACAGATTGTGACTGTCTTTTTACTTAGACCAGTTTTTCTgccatgaaaaaaatttaaatgtgcaGTTCACATGTTTACTGCAATATTTTTTGTGATAGAAAAAACATCCTGCCCTGGAtggggtgctcagttggttggagcatcgtcctgtacactaAAAGATGGCAggttggattcttttttttttttacgaggCCTACAGACTTATTTCTTCTTGGACACACCCACAGTGCGACCCTGGCGGCCTGTGGTCTTGGTGTGCTGGCCTCGAACACGAAGACCCCAGAAGTGGCGTAGCCCTCTGTAGGCCCGAATTTTCTTCAGCCGCTCCAGGTCTTCACGAAGCTTGTTGTCCAGACCATTGACCAGGACCTGGCTGTATTTCCCGTCCTTCGCATCCTTCTGTCTGTTCAAGAACCAGTCTGGAATCTTGTACTGGCGTGGGTTCTGCATAATGGTGATCACACGTTCCACCTCGTCCTCTGTGAGCTCTCCTGCCCTCTTGGTGAGGTCAATGTCTGCTTTCCTCAACACCACATGAGCATATCTTTGCCCTACACCCTTAATTGCAGTGATGGCAAAGGCTATTTTCCGCCGCCCATTGATATTGGTGTTGAGTACTCGCAAAATGTGCTGGAACTTCTCAGGAATCACTAGAGACATGGCGGCAGTGGCGAGCAGGCCTCCTGTGGAAGAGCGGCAGGTTGGATTCTTCGTCAGGACATATCTagattgcaggttcagtccccagtcctgATGCCTatgggaggcggccaatcaatgtttccctcttgcatatgtttctctccctctctctccctccctccctccctccctccctccctccctcccttcattcctctctctcaGAGCTCAAGGTcaggagatgaggtcagagaaaTGGAAGTAGTAAGCGGAGGTTGCATATGACATAGGGACATTGGCCAAGGTAAGAACTTCCAATTCTCTTTCATGTGACAGGAAGGCACTAGTGGTTTAAACAGTGGAATGGCATGATCTAATTTTTGTCTGGTGATTAGGTAGAAAAGATGATGATGGCTTGATAGTGGTGGGGTTGGTGAGAAGTGGTGAAATTCTGGACATGTTCCGATATAGAGCGGTCAGAATTTGcagatgtgagagaaagaaagagtaagGATATGAAACTGTCAAGAAcctaaaaaaaataccaatgacaGCAAACCTGATCTGGAATGTAAGAATGGAGTGCCTCTAATGAGGCAGAACTATTTTACAGTTGTCTTGAACATCTAGCATCAGTGTAGTCTGTCATTGATTTTCCCAACATCAGTGTGAGTGAAATGCCAAATAATGTCTCAAAATTGTATTGAAATGAGAACTTATCCCATAGTGGACTTAATgtgcatatacatatttttaaatatactttttaatctttattggtgaaagtattacatatgtttcccttttgcccccactgaccccttcaagcctgcccccaccccaggccttcaccacattaccatctgtgtccatgggttttacatatatgcatacaagttctttggttaatctcttcccacccatccaaacacccctgccttccctctaagattcagcagtctgttccatgcttccatgcctctggatctattttgttcatcagtttattttgttcattagattccacagatgagtgagatcatgtgatatttgtctttctcttactgtcttattttgctgagcataatactctccaggtccctccatgctatctgaaagggtaagagatccttcctttttactgctgcatagtgtttcatggtgtaaatgtaccacagcctttttatccactcatcttctgatgggcacttgggctgtttccagatcttagctaatgtaaattgcactgctatgaacataggggcacatacaatctttctgattggtgttttggatttcttaggatatattcctagaagtgggagcactggatcaaatggcagttccatatttaactttttgagaaaactcatactgtttttcataatggcttcaccagtctgcattcccacgagcaatgtactagggttcaattttctccacatccttgccaacatttgtcatttgttgatttgttgatagtagccactTTGACAGGTGTGATTTGATATCTCATTCTCgtcttaatttgcatctctctgatgatcagtgactttgatcattttttcatatgtctcttggccatatatatgtccactttagagaagtgtctatttaggtcccttgcctatttttaattggattgtttgtcttccttttgttaagttatatgagttccatatatattttggatagtaatCCCTTACCGggtgtatcattgccaaatatgttatcccatacagtgggctccttttttgttttgttgatggtttcttttgctgtgcagaagctttttatttttatgtagtcccatttgtttattttccccttagttgcctttgtcctaggagatgtattcgCAAACATACTTCTATGagatatatctgagattttgttgcctatgttttcttctaggatttttatggtttcacaacttacatttaagtctgttttccatttttagtttattcttgtgtatgatgtaagttggtggtctagtttcatttttttgtgtgtatctgtccaattttcccaatatcatttactaaagagactgtcttgactccattgtatgctattgcctcctttgtcaaatattaattgagcataatggcttgagttGATTTCTGGAGTCTCTATTCTATTtgattgatctatatgcctgttcttgtgctagtaccaggctgtttttattatagtgtctttatagtataacttgatatctggtattgtgatatCTCCAatattgttcttctttttcaagattactGCAGCTAGTTGAGGTCTTttgattccatatacatttttggagtatttgttctagatctgtgaattatgccgttggtattttaatagagattgcattgagtctatagatttctttgtgtagtatggacattttaatgatgttaattctaccagtccatgTATATGATATAATGTTCCACTTATGATGGACATTTGCTTTaataatgtacatttttttaaaaaaaaaagtgtatttaacTTGTACACATCTTGCTACTAAATGTTTATTAGCtatatttgaccttcaattctaaatgatagctgcTTGgagccaaaccagtattacatgaaatgttaaaggctcttctttaagaagaagagaaaaaaaaagatcgaaaatatgaacaatataatggcagtaaatacatatttatcaacaattgaatctaaaaagtcaaaataaacaaacaaagaaccAAATACACTGATGAAGAACATAGaatcagagaaatggaaatgtgGGACAgattgaatctcagaggaaagggtggAGGGGCTTGGAAGAGATGTAGTTATTGCcactattatttttcatattttttatctttttttctctttaaaatagcaAGATTATGTCAGTAAAACTGATGACAGTAGGAAACTAAAAgctaatatacatttaaaaatatgtattgttgagagtattacagatacccccttctttcccccattgCTCCCATCCACCCAGATCCCACTCTACCCCAttcctttaccaccctattggcTGTGTCCATGAATAATGcattatacatataaattctttggtagGAGGAAAACAGTTTTGTTATTTTGATGAACTGAGAAAAATCGTGGTTTAGGATTTTATAGGCATTACATGAAATAAAGCTTACATAAAATCTCTATAATATTGTGCATTAATCTTGGGGGGAAATACACTTAAATCACTGAAGAgcttaatgacattttttaaaacataactttCCAAATTTTACCATTACATTCTCatgtcttattttattcttttaaagaaatatgcaaaaataaagtTCACCTTGCATATTTGCTCGTTTCAGATCATAAGAACTTGCAAGCAAGCATTTCctaaagttaaaattatttgCATGTTCTCCATTGCATGTCAGATGATTGATTCATTAAGGAAATTCCAAAGCAGTATCATTAAGTACATGCAAACAGTTGTATTGAGACAGTGAAATGACTGGCAAATTTGGGAGGTCAATTGCCccattaaaatgataattttttaaccACAATCACATTTGGCCAAAATGTAGGATATAGGACAGGGCCTATTTTGtgacattaattttaaattctagTCATAATGTTTTCTGTGACTAAAAATATTATACTTTTCATCTAgtcacatatatgtgtatgtgtgtgtatatatatatatatatatatatatatatatatatatatatatccaatgaTATGAATGAAACTCTTTGTAGTAATGTTTCTAGgttattcatttatccatttagTGTGTTTCATTCATTATCTATTCATTATCTTTTCAACAATCATTTACTAAGTATTTACTATAGTAGTTTTTAATCTTGGCTGCAAGTCAGAATCCTCTGTGAAGCTTTTCTAAAGCAGTGATTCctgtgtaataaacccctcaaacTAATTCAATAGTTCTGGACTGGGGCCaggcatctttatttttttcaatctcctTGAGTGACCCTATTGTGCAGTCAGGATTAAGAATCACAAGCTTCTCAGTTAAGTGCAAGAGATGTAAGATTGAACACGGAAAAGGTTCTGTTCACAAGGAGACCAGAGTCAAATGAGTGAGTTAGACAAGTAAACTAGTAATTACGGTAAAATGTAGTAAGTGCTAGACAGGGGTAAGTACACCTCCACCCACTTAGATCTAATGTACATCGGCCCAGTGTCAACCAAGTCCAGTGACGGACCATAAAACACAGGAAGGTTTTCTCTCCGTACCAAGCCAAATGGCCTAAGTTGTGATTGCATCCATATTTTCTGTCTAGCTCTATGCCTTAATCAAATGAATTAGCCATACAAGATTCTGTAATTAAACTCAGGAAATTGAAAAGCAGAGACCAGTTTCTATTTTTGATAGCAGGATATGGGAGATGAGAAAGAGGTGACGAAGGATTGCAAAGCAGTGagctcctccagggcagggactaggcctcattaatattttttttttccatgggcCTGATTCAGAATCCAGCACATGGGTAGGCATTGGATCTGGTGTcgttttgaattttcatttttttcatgcttACTAGGCAGATGTCGCTATCTACACTGTGTATACCTGATACCTGAGCGGATGCTGTCCCTTACTCTCTGACCAGTGAATTTCACAAGGAAACCCATTGTGCTACCTGAGAGCCACAGGTCATTTGCTGAATTATCtttaaactttctttctttcttttttaaaatatatttttattgatttcagagaggaaaggagagggaatcattgatcagtttccTATGCacgtcccatactggggatcgaacccacaacccaggcatgtgtcctgacagggaattaaaccttgatctcctggttcatggtcgatgcttaaccactgaaccacttcAGCCAGGCGTCTTTAAACTTTCTAATTAAACAAAGAACTTAGCTTAATTTTTGGTAGTAGGATTGCCTTTTGTTGTCTTCTTGAGTGTTTATACTATTGCcagttgatgttttatttttattactttaatttcCATTATGATATGctgttttatattcttttgtttctcttttatttcattttacacaGTCTGCATTGTCAACCTTTTTTTCCTATGAATTACAGATGCAAAAGGGCCTGTAATGGAATCCATCTAAAATAAGGGAGGACGTGTGCCTTTGATCCCCAGAGCTGCACGAAAAGGTCCACAAAGCATGTTGCCCTTATCATCTCCTGGTCCCTAAAGATGGGACTTAAGGAAGTTGCCAGGATCACACCTAGGAATTATTTTCAAGAAACCCAGTGGACATAGTCCAGATTAGAATTCCCTAAACAAAAGTAAGAAAGCCCCAGAAGAAAAGTTTCTTGGATTAGAGTTATTCTGTTATCTTCAAGACCATCCATTCCTCCGTATAAGtgaaagcttttattttctttctccatgATATGATATTGGCAGGGCCTAATGAGACCTTATAAATCAAAGCTTGTTTGATTACAGTGGCGTTACTCTATCAGCTCCAGGGATTCATATACAGTGTGGATGTGCATAAGTGTGACTATAAATTACATAAACTTCAAGTTACATAATATAAAGTATTAATAAAGTCTCACTTTATCTGAATACTTC is a genomic window of Myotis daubentonii chromosome 9, mMyoDau2.1, whole genome shotgun sequence containing:
- the LOC132241083 gene encoding small ribosomal subunit protein uS13-like, which codes for MSLVIPEKFQHILRVLNTNINGRRKIAFAITAIKGVGQRYAHVVLRKADIDLTKRAGELTEDEVERVITIMQNPRQYKIPDWFLNRQKDAKDGKYSQVLVNGLDNKLREDLERLKKIRAYRGLRHFWGLRVRGQHTKTTGRQGRTVGVSKKK